One window of the Archangium primigenium genome contains the following:
- a CDS encoding helix-turn-helix domain-containing protein, translating into MRLASAPLPPVENALPLWPPLLAARGPGTSSSGHAHHALHLVLGLDGPLRVRSEGGPWESMAGVLTAPDVPHALDAEGRQVLLVFLDPESEVGAALAARLSGPLRALSNEERDALLPGAEPARLMGPEGAAWTRRVMEVLGAPMPSAPRAIHPRVRKVLRLLRDLPPEADTSLEALAAQVGLSPGRLMHAFTESIGLPWRPYLAWLRLQRAAAGIVAGMPLGEAAHAAGFSDAAHMTRTFQRMLGLPPSALKPRS; encoded by the coding sequence GTGCGCCTCGCCTCGGCTCCCCTGCCCCCCGTCGAGAATGCCCTGCCGCTCTGGCCGCCCCTGCTCGCCGCGCGGGGACCGGGCACGAGCAGCTCGGGCCATGCCCACCACGCCCTGCACCTGGTGCTGGGATTGGATGGGCCCCTCCGCGTGCGGAGCGAGGGCGGGCCCTGGGAGAGCATGGCGGGGGTGCTGACGGCACCCGACGTGCCACATGCCCTCGACGCGGAGGGCCGGCAGGTGCTGCTGGTCTTCCTGGACCCGGAGAGCGAGGTGGGCGCGGCCCTGGCGGCGCGGCTCTCCGGCCCCCTCCGTGCCCTCTCCAACGAAGAACGGGACGCCCTGCTCCCGGGCGCCGAGCCCGCGCGGCTCATGGGCCCTGAGGGCGCGGCGTGGACCCGGCGGGTGATGGAGGTGCTGGGCGCGCCGATGCCCTCCGCGCCTCGGGCCATCCATCCCCGGGTCCGCAAGGTCCTCCGGCTGCTGCGCGACCTGCCTCCCGAGGCGGACACCTCCCTGGAGGCGCTCGCCGCCCAGGTGGGCCTGTCGCCCGGACGCCTGATGCACGCCTTCACCGAGTCCATTGGCCTGCCCTGGAGGCCCTACCTCGCCTGGCTGCGGCTACAGCGCGCCGCGGCGGGCATCGTGGCGGGCATGCCCCTGGGGGAGGCCGCCCACGCGGCGGGCTTCTCCGACGCGGCCCACATGACACGCACCTTCCAGCGCATGCTGGGCCTGCCACCCTCGGCGCTCAAGCCCCGGTCGTAG
- a CDS encoding TetR/AcrR family transcriptional regulator → MGPRAPGTTAPEDPRVLRSRALLRDALLALIRERGFDAIHVRDLTARARLNRSTFYLHYRDKDDLLTHVMRDMLLELSRGHQRLEASHERLHQTLRGWFEHAAAHAELYQLMLGQRSLHAYSLQLRGILERLMNAELKDAAELPDRLKGVPLPVMSRFMASAYLGVLEWWLDRRAPHPPEDMARWLATLSSLLDSPVDVPRDDTRGG, encoded by the coding sequence TTGGGTCCGCGCGCGCCGGGCACGACCGCGCCCGAGGATCCCCGTGTCCTGCGCAGCCGTGCCCTGCTCCGCGACGCGCTGCTCGCGTTGATTCGCGAGCGGGGCTTCGACGCCATCCACGTGCGGGACCTCACGGCGCGCGCCCGGCTCAATCGCAGCACCTTCTACCTGCACTACCGCGACAAGGATGATCTGCTCACGCACGTCATGCGGGACATGCTCTTGGAGCTGTCGCGCGGCCATCAGCGGTTGGAGGCGTCGCACGAGCGCCTCCATCAAACCCTGCGCGGGTGGTTCGAGCACGCGGCCGCGCATGCCGAGCTGTATCAGCTGATGCTCGGCCAGCGGAGCCTGCACGCCTACTCGCTCCAGTTGCGCGGCATCCTCGAGCGGCTCATGAACGCCGAGCTGAAGGACGCCGCCGAACTGCCGGACCGGCTCAAGGGCGTACCGCTTCCCGTCATGAGCCGCTTCATGGCCTCGGCCTACCTGGGCGTGCTCGAGTGGTGGCTGGACCGGCGCGCCCCCCATCCTCCCGAGGACATGGCGCGCTGGTTGGCGACGCTTTCCTCCTTGCTCGACAGCCCCGTGGATGTGCCCCGGGACGACACACGGGGCGGGTGA
- a CDS encoding SDR family oxidoreductase, which produces MTPRILVTGATGNTGRVIVTRLLERGMTVRTANRSGPSPDSATEHVRFDWADASSHEAALEGVDRMYLIAPAGVEDPSGPMLSFLDKALARGVRRVVLLSASAVPESNAGLGAVHRALRERAPEWTVLQPSWFMQNFFDARHFHGGSLQREGVLRTVTGEGRVGFVDARDIAEVAARALADETAHDTAHVITGPEALRYDDVAAVLSRVAGRPIRHEPVDADTAQRYMVASGIPERYARFLVQLDEAIAQGAEARVTPTVERVTGRAPRSFEALAREHAARARA; this is translated from the coding sequence ATGACGCCTCGGATCCTCGTCACCGGAGCGACGGGCAACACGGGCCGCGTCATCGTCACGCGCCTCCTGGAGCGGGGAATGACCGTCCGCACCGCGAACCGCAGCGGGCCCTCGCCGGACAGCGCCACCGAGCACGTGCGCTTCGATTGGGCGGATGCGTCCAGCCACGAGGCCGCCCTGGAGGGAGTGGACCGGATGTACCTCATCGCCCCGGCCGGGGTGGAGGACCCCTCGGGCCCCATGCTGTCCTTCCTGGACAAGGCCCTCGCGCGGGGCGTCCGGCGGGTCGTCCTGCTGAGCGCCTCGGCCGTGCCCGAGAGCAACGCGGGGCTCGGCGCCGTGCACCGGGCGCTTCGCGAACGCGCACCCGAGTGGACCGTGCTCCAGCCCTCCTGGTTCATGCAGAACTTCTTCGACGCGCGGCACTTCCACGGCGGCAGTCTCCAGCGCGAGGGCGTGCTCCGGACGGTGACGGGCGAGGGGCGCGTGGGTTTCGTCGATGCCCGGGACATCGCGGAGGTGGCCGCGCGAGCGCTCGCGGATGAGACCGCCCATGACACCGCGCACGTCATCACGGGCCCCGAGGCCCTGCGCTACGACGACGTCGCGGCCGTGCTCTCCCGGGTGGCCGGGCGCCCCATCCGGCACGAGCCCGTGGATGCCGACACGGCCCAGCGGTACATGGTGGCCAGCGGGATTCCCGAGCGCTACGCGCGCTTCCTCGTCCAGCTCGACGAGGCCATCGCCCAAGGCGCCGAGGCGCGGGTCACCCCGACGGTCGAGCGGGTCACCGGCCGGGCGCCCCGCTCCTTCGAGGCGCTCGCGCGGGAGCACGCCGCGCGAGCGCGCGCGTGA
- a CDS encoding terminase, which yields MTTERTEALLPWQWKLYPGNHAERRNLLLHGVTVPVFQMGTVLLVASPLLGLAGALPGLVAMGAAVALQGRGHRMETTPPVPFRGPGDGVARIFVEQWVTFPRFVLSGGFARAWRATRASSPTP from the coding sequence ATGACGACCGAACGGACCGAAGCCCTCCTCCCCTGGCAGTGGAAGCTCTACCCGGGCAACCACGCCGAGCGCCGCAACCTGCTGCTGCACGGGGTGACGGTGCCCGTGTTCCAGATGGGCACGGTGCTGCTCGTGGCCTCGCCCCTCCTGGGCCTGGCCGGGGCCCTGCCCGGTCTCGTCGCCATGGGGGCCGCGGTGGCGCTCCAGGGCCGGGGCCACCGCATGGAGACGACGCCTCCCGTGCCCTTCCGGGGCCCCGGGGACGGGGTTGCCCGCATCTTCGTGGAGCAGTGGGTGACGTTCCCCCGCTTCGTGCTGTCCGGGGGGTTCGCCCGCGCCTGGCGTGCGACGCGCGCGTCCTCCCCCACGCCGTGA
- a CDS encoding Coq4 family protein: MSRSTSSKPMPQPSPLPSPLPENPSVFTRLKVGLRALKVLQVEPTDPLHGALFYDSVEWGLCTAMAREFAQHEEGRGLLSEKPSLSVSNLDLDAMEALPAGTLGHTFARYFREQGLTPIDTLSPPRNDAQYIATRLRETHDFHHLVTGYATDVLGEMELQAFTLGNLHLRTSLLILLQSAKAARMVPGFDATTYARRLWSAFRRGCQSRRLASFRWESHWTTPLATLREQLIAPARH; encoded by the coding sequence ATGAGCCGTTCAACCTCGAGCAAGCCCATGCCTCAACCCAGTCCCCTCCCGTCGCCGCTTCCCGAAAACCCCTCGGTGTTCACGCGCCTGAAGGTGGGCCTGCGCGCGCTCAAGGTGCTCCAGGTGGAGCCCACCGATCCCCTCCACGGGGCCCTGTTCTATGACAGCGTGGAATGGGGCCTGTGCACGGCGATGGCTCGGGAGTTCGCCCAGCACGAAGAGGGCCGCGGACTGCTGAGCGAGAAGCCGTCGTTGAGTGTGTCGAACCTGGATTTGGATGCGATGGAGGCGCTTCCCGCCGGGACCCTGGGCCATACGTTCGCTCGGTATTTCCGGGAACAAGGGCTGACGCCGATCGATACGCTCAGCCCACCGAGGAACGACGCCCAGTACATCGCCACGCGGCTCCGGGAGACCCACGACTTCCACCATCTGGTGACCGGCTACGCCACGGATGTCCTGGGCGAGATGGAACTGCAGGCCTTCACCCTCGGCAACCTGCACCTGCGCACCTCGCTCCTCATCCTGCTCCAGTCGGCGAAGGCCGCCCGGATGGTGCCCGGATTCGATGCGACCACCTACGCCCGGCGGCTGTGGAGCGCTTTCCGGCGGGGCTGCCAGTCCCGGCGATTGGCCAGCTTCCGGTGGGAATCCCACTGGACCACGCCGCTGGCCACGCTGCGTGAGCAGCTCATCGCGCCCGCGCGGCACTGA
- a CDS encoding nuclear transport factor 2 family protein has protein sequence MTPPSPHDAGALLDAHLALIGTDIERWLALFAEDAVVEFPYARSLGVPERLEGIAAIRGYFAQTPKHFLGLAFTNVRRYLTTDPELAIAEVHGTATIATTGKPYAQDYVFFVKTRQGRISLYREYWDPLPGLEAFGGPQNLRRMVDAS, from the coding sequence ATGACCCCCCCTTCCCCTCACGATGCCGGCGCGCTGTTGGACGCGCATCTGGCGCTCATCGGCACCGACATCGAGCGCTGGTTGGCGCTCTTCGCCGAGGATGCCGTCGTCGAATTCCCCTATGCCCGCTCGCTCGGCGTGCCCGAGCGCCTGGAGGGGATCGCGGCGATCCGCGGGTACTTCGCGCAGACGCCGAAGCACTTCCTCGGGCTCGCCTTCACGAACGTCCGGCGCTATCTCACCACCGACCCGGAGCTCGCGATCGCGGAAGTGCACGGCACGGCGACCATCGCCACCACGGGCAAGCCCTACGCCCAGGACTACGTCTTCTTCGTGAAGACGCGCCAGGGGCGGATCTCCCTCTACCGCGAGTACTGGGATCCCCTCCCCGGCCTCGAGGCGTTCGGCGGCCCCCAGAACCTGCGGCGCATGGTGGACGCGTCATGA
- a CDS encoding xanthine dehydrogenase family protein molybdopterin-binding subunit — MSLVDKAKQAAQVVQQTVVKKAVELAPDSWVPGGKPDPLIGHAHAHIGKPVSRVDGPLKVRGEATFAAEFVHAGMVYASVAFSSVAKGRIATLDTREAEAAPGVALVMTYRNAPRMQPMPLFLTGEKAAGGDNLPVMQDDRIHWNGQPIALVLAETQEQADHAQSLIRVTYAQEPAVTTFAEAKAQGTEPGVFAGQPMKKEIGDAEAALAAAAVKVDAIYRTPRHNHNAIEPHAATVAWNGDELIVHDASQAVVHTAWSLASVFGLEEKQVHVTSPFVGGGFGGKCLWQHQVLAAAASKLVGRPVRISLSREGVFRMIGGRTVTEQRVAIGARADGHFDTIIHTGTAAMSRHNALPEPFIQQTRGAYAANHFKLEVEVAHMDMLANTFMRAPGESVGTFALESAVDELAVALGMDPIELRILNEPKEDPTEGLPFSSRHIVEAWRTGAERFGWAKRDPKPGATREGEWLVGMGCAAATYPYNRMPGGAARITLTRDGHARVEIAAHEMGMGTATAQTQVTAERLGLELDQVTVVYGDSTLPGLVLAGGSQQTAAIGAAVAAAQHALVAELLKLAGKDSPLAGLKPDEVGGLDGGLAKLDAPERHESYRSLLARAQRDEVTVEANAPPSMEGMHWSMHSYGAMFCEVRVNAITGETRVSRFLGAFDCGRILNPKTATSQFRGGIIMGLGLALMEEAQFDERKGRIMNPSLAEYHVPVHMDVPTIDVIWNDIPDPHTPMGARGIGEIGITGTGAAVANAIYHATGKRIRDLPLTLDKLL; from the coding sequence ATGAGCCTCGTGGACAAGGCCAAGCAGGCCGCCCAGGTGGTGCAGCAGACGGTGGTGAAGAAGGCGGTCGAGCTGGCGCCCGACAGCTGGGTGCCGGGTGGCAAGCCGGACCCCTTGATCGGCCATGCGCACGCGCACATCGGCAAGCCCGTGTCGCGCGTCGACGGCCCGCTGAAGGTGCGGGGCGAGGCGACCTTCGCGGCCGAGTTCGTGCACGCGGGCATGGTCTACGCGTCGGTCGCGTTCAGCTCGGTGGCCAAGGGCCGGATCGCGACGCTCGACACGCGCGAGGCGGAGGCGGCGCCCGGCGTCGCCCTGGTGATGACGTACCGCAACGCGCCGCGGATGCAGCCGATGCCGCTGTTCCTGACGGGCGAGAAGGCGGCGGGCGGCGACAACCTGCCGGTCATGCAGGACGACCGCATCCACTGGAACGGGCAGCCCATCGCGCTGGTGCTCGCCGAGACACAGGAACAGGCCGACCACGCCCAGTCGCTCATCCGCGTCACCTACGCCCAGGAGCCCGCCGTCACCACCTTCGCGGAGGCGAAGGCGCAGGGCACCGAGCCGGGCGTGTTCGCGGGCCAGCCCATGAAGAAGGAGATCGGCGACGCCGAGGCCGCGCTGGCGGCGGCGGCGGTCAAGGTGGACGCCATCTACCGCACGCCGCGCCACAACCACAACGCCATCGAGCCCCACGCGGCGACGGTGGCGTGGAACGGCGACGAGCTGATCGTGCACGACGCCTCGCAGGCGGTCGTCCATACCGCCTGGTCGCTGGCCAGCGTGTTCGGCCTGGAGGAGAAGCAGGTCCACGTCACCTCGCCCTTCGTCGGCGGTGGCTTCGGCGGGAAGTGCTTGTGGCAGCACCAGGTGCTGGCGGCGGCGGCGTCGAAGCTCGTGGGCCGTCCGGTGCGCATTTCCCTGTCGCGTGAAGGCGTGTTCCGGATGATCGGCGGACGCACCGTCACCGAGCAGCGGGTCGCGATCGGTGCCAGGGCGGATGGGCACTTCGACACGATCATCCACACCGGCACCGCGGCGATGTCCCGCCACAACGCGCTGCCCGAGCCGTTCATCCAGCAGACGCGCGGCGCCTACGCGGCGAACCACTTCAAGCTCGAGGTGGAGGTGGCGCACATGGACATGCTCGCCAACACCTTCATGCGCGCGCCCGGCGAGTCAGTGGGCACCTTCGCCTTGGAGTCCGCGGTGGACGAGCTGGCGGTGGCGCTGGGGATGGACCCCATCGAACTGCGGATCCTGAACGAGCCCAAGGAAGACCCGACCGAGGGACTGCCCTTCTCGTCCCGCCACATCGTCGAGGCGTGGCGCACGGGGGCGGAGCGGTTCGGCTGGGCGAAGCGCGACCCGAAGCCGGGTGCGACGCGCGAGGGGGAGTGGCTGGTCGGCATGGGCTGCGCCGCCGCGACCTATCCCTATAACCGGATGCCCGGGGGCGCCGCGCGCATCACGCTGACCCGGGACGGCCATGCCCGCGTGGAGATCGCGGCGCATGAGATGGGCATGGGCACGGCGACCGCGCAGACCCAGGTCACCGCCGAGCGGCTGGGGCTGGAACTGGACCAGGTGACGGTCGTCTATGGCGATTCGACGCTGCCTGGCCTCGTGCTGGCCGGTGGTTCCCAGCAGACCGCCGCGATCGGCGCGGCGGTGGCCGCGGCCCAGCATGCGCTGGTCGCCGAGCTGCTGAAACTCGCGGGCAAGGATTCGCCGCTGGCCGGGCTGAAGCCAGACGAGGTCGGGGGTCTGGACGGCGGCCTCGCCAAACTCGACGCGCCCGAGCGGCACGAGAGCTACCGGTCCCTCCTCGCCCGAGCCCAGCGTGACGAGGTCACGGTGGAAGCGAACGCGCCGCCCTCGATGGAAGGCATGCACTGGTCGATGCACTCCTACGGGGCGATGTTCTGCGAGGTGCGGGTCAACGCCATCACCGGGGAGACGCGGGTCAGCCGCTTCCTGGGCGCGTTCGACTGCGGGCGCATCCTCAACCCCAAGACGGCGACGAGCCAGTTCCGGGGTGGCATCATCATGGGCCTGGGCCTCGCGCTGATGGAGGAGGCGCAGTTCGACGAGCGCAAGGGACGGATCATGAACCCCAGTCTCGCCGAGTACCACGTGCCCGTGCACATGGACGTGCCCACCATCGACGTCATCTGGAACGACATCCCGGATCCGCACACGCCGATGGGCGCGCGCGGCATCGGGGAGATTGGCATCACCGGCACGGGCGCGGCGGTCGCCAACGCCATCTACCACGCGACCGGCAAGCGCATCCGCGACCTGCCGCTGACGCTCGACAAGCTGCTGTAG
- a CDS encoding AraC family transcriptional regulator: MPERPEHLDGRVDVISDVLETLRFTTLLFGRFELGAPWATRLPKKPNATFYVLVRGHLRLRVEGLAQPLHVSAGDVVLVPRGSAHVLDDGARPAPLPRDFVPPERMRGSLLEPLRLGGAGPVSTLITGCFRFGEGSHNPLLSSLPPALHLAAHDGRVASWLASTVQLIAAESAAPGPGSAIILGRLADVLLVQALRLRAETARAEDAGLRALADPSMGNALGLIHGRLGEPWTVERLAVAVGMSRSGFAARFRALVGEPPLQYLARWRMAKAARWLRETDDSLPLVAERVGYVSAVAFHKAFKRFHGVGPGGYRRAQRSGGRAG; the protein is encoded by the coding sequence TTGCCCGAGCGTCCAGAGCACCTGGACGGGCGCGTGGATGTCATCTCGGACGTCCTGGAGACGTTGCGGTTCACGACGCTCCTCTTCGGCCGCTTCGAGCTGGGCGCGCCCTGGGCCACCCGCCTGCCGAAGAAGCCCAACGCGACCTTCTACGTGCTGGTGCGCGGCCACCTGCGGCTGCGGGTCGAGGGCCTGGCGCAGCCCCTTCACGTGTCCGCGGGGGACGTGGTGCTGGTGCCACGCGGCTCGGCGCACGTGCTCGACGATGGCGCGCGGCCCGCGCCCCTGCCTCGGGACTTCGTGCCCCCGGAGCGCATGCGCGGCTCGTTGCTGGAGCCGCTCCGGCTCGGGGGCGCGGGCCCGGTCAGCACGCTCATCACCGGGTGCTTCCGTTTCGGCGAGGGCTCGCACAACCCGCTGCTCTCCTCGCTGCCTCCGGCCCTTCACCTCGCCGCGCACGATGGCCGGGTGGCCTCCTGGCTCGCCTCGACGGTGCAGCTCATCGCCGCGGAGAGCGCGGCGCCGGGACCGGGCAGCGCCATCATCCTGGGACGGCTCGCGGACGTGCTGCTCGTCCAGGCGCTCCGCCTGCGGGCCGAGACCGCCCGCGCGGAGGACGCGGGACTGCGGGCGCTGGCGGATCCCTCCATGGGCAACGCCCTCGGGCTCATCCATGGGCGGCTGGGCGAGCCCTGGACGGTGGAGCGCCTGGCGGTCGCGGTGGGCATGTCCCGCTCGGGCTTCGCGGCGCGCTTCCGGGCGCTCGTGGGCGAGCCCCCGCTGCAGTACCTCGCCCGGTGGCGGATGGCGAAGGCGGCGCGGTGGTTGCGCGAGACGGACGACAGCCTCCCCCTCGTCGCCGAGCGCGTGGGCTACGTGAGCGCCGTGGCGTTCCACAAGGCCTTCAAGCGCTTCCACGGGGTGGGCCCGGGCGGCTACCGGCGCGCCCAACGTTCCGGGGGCCGCGCGGGCTGA
- a CDS encoding LVIVD repeat-containing protein: MPNVPSPRRSLLAALLLSLGGGCSNSADDMLPAYRCVEVINGANESGGEIASVGTVAYVAGFATIAVFDLSDSRAPRKLAPLSMPARVESLAVANGRLVAATANTLHLFDASRPEAPVAMGELRGLPSLAPNALATDGRYAYVGTSTGLVLVFDLTSGTPVQVTALSSGGTLALTDLLLVGDVLYVAGGVKDSLVTLDVRERTRPVTQQPPLNVSGTVLGLTSANSALWAVSAHPEGARGLRMDTKTPLAPKLTASSAEVCACYVPFFAKQVTAAHGHLFAVDYGGTGVEVWKQGSLDKSTSNGLEASCFSATSALVNVHAVGETLVVTGGSFITFMAP; the protein is encoded by the coding sequence ATGCCCAACGTCCCCTCGCCCCGCCGCTCGCTGCTCGCCGCCCTCCTGCTTTCGCTGGGCGGCGGATGCTCCAACTCCGCCGACGACATGCTGCCCGCCTACCGCTGTGTCGAGGTCATCAACGGCGCGAACGAGAGCGGGGGAGAGATCGCCTCGGTGGGCACGGTGGCGTACGTGGCGGGCTTCGCGACGATCGCGGTCTTCGACCTGAGCGACTCCCGTGCGCCCCGGAAGCTCGCGCCCCTGTCCATGCCGGCGCGCGTGGAGTCGCTGGCGGTGGCCAATGGTCGGCTGGTGGCCGCCACCGCCAACACCCTGCACCTCTTCGACGCGAGCCGCCCCGAGGCACCCGTGGCGATGGGCGAGCTGCGGGGCCTGCCGTCGCTGGCGCCCAACGCGCTCGCCACGGATGGCCGCTACGCCTATGTGGGGACGAGCACCGGCCTCGTGCTCGTCTTCGACCTGACGAGCGGCACGCCGGTGCAGGTGACGGCCCTCTCCTCGGGCGGCACCCTGGCGCTGACGGATCTGCTGCTCGTGGGGGACGTGCTGTACGTGGCGGGCGGGGTCAAGGATTCGCTGGTGACGCTGGACGTGCGCGAGCGCACCCGGCCCGTGACCCAGCAGCCCCCGCTGAACGTGTCGGGCACGGTGTTGGGATTGACCTCCGCCAACTCGGCCCTCTGGGCGGTCTCCGCCCATCCCGAGGGGGCCCGGGGCCTGCGCATGGACACGAAGACGCCGCTCGCGCCGAAGCTGACCGCCTCCTCGGCCGAGGTCTGCGCGTGCTACGTGCCCTTCTTCGCCAAGCAGGTGACGGCCGCCCATGGCCACCTGTTCGCCGTCGACTACGGGGGCACGGGGGTGGAGGTCTGGAAGCAGGGCTCGCTGGACAAGAGCACCTCCAACGGACTGGAGGCCTCCTGCTTCTCCGCCACGTCGGCCCTGGTGAACGTGCACGCCGTGGGCGAGACGCTCGTGGTGACGGGCGGCTCGTTCATCACCTTCATGGCGCCCTGA
- a CDS encoding endonuclease/exonuclease/phosphatase family protein, which translates to MLHLLSSAFLGLLLSLGLLPSNGSERMETLAATTTTVATHNTLYGQATFKPLADVIGWQEVSTNEGHGKLDALEYYDHFRPGEGRLDARNSIAISWRKNKYENTGDGSRLTHGGEAGVTPSRFVNWVVLKNKDTGAKLAFVNTHYISGAWNGEHPERQERWRTHNTVVREVVADLLSRGLSVVLVGDFNRALSQDIPGMNHLRTAGVDGVPIDQIYVTRGIGTGPAERLEKYGSDHFAYTATVAY; encoded by the coding sequence ATGCTCCACCTCTTGTCCTCGGCCTTCCTCGGTCTTCTGCTCTCACTGGGGCTGCTGCCCTCCAACGGCTCGGAGCGCATGGAGACGCTCGCGGCCACGACGACCACCGTCGCGACCCACAACACCCTGTATGGGCAAGCGACTTTCAAGCCGCTCGCGGACGTCATCGGCTGGCAGGAGGTGAGCACCAACGAGGGGCACGGCAAGCTCGACGCGCTCGAGTACTACGATCACTTCCGTCCGGGCGAGGGTCGGCTGGATGCCCGCAACTCCATCGCCATCTCGTGGCGCAAGAACAAGTACGAGAATACGGGGGACGGCTCCCGGCTGACGCACGGGGGCGAGGCGGGCGTCACGCCCTCGCGCTTCGTGAACTGGGTGGTGCTCAAGAACAAGGACACCGGCGCGAAGCTGGCGTTCGTCAACACCCACTACATCTCCGGAGCCTGGAACGGCGAGCACCCCGAGCGCCAGGAGCGCTGGCGGACGCACAACACCGTGGTGCGTGAGGTCGTCGCGGACCTGCTCTCGCGCGGGCTGTCCGTCGTCCTGGTGGGCGACTTCAACCGGGCGCTCTCGCAAGACATCCCGGGGATGAACCACCTGCGCACGGCGGGAGTCGACGGCGTGCCCATCGATCAGATCTACGTCACCCGGGGCATTGGCACCGGTCCCGCCGAGCGCCTGGAAAAGTACGGCTCGGACCATTTCGCCTACACGGCGACCGTCGCGTACTGA
- a CDS encoding family 43 glycosylhydrolase: MKPLRRRAAGASVVFVACLGVSAPVLAAPRPVYAPSGSSFADPSVVSHDNRFYGMATGSLVPSAQGTVASGPWTAQGPALTAKPSWATGGGMWAPDLERISANEWVLYFAAPVSGLDDNQRCIGAATASSPLGPFTPVPGGPLVCPGRADVPTPDDTIPGRPLTNAGVIDPSGFKDSDGARFLLYKTQQLPSSLRIVRLNAAGTHVASGATSRQLLRSERIVENPVLVKRAGDYFLFASRGPYNLCSYETIWMRAGGLGANAFQDVTQNPLLTDGNTGGVCGPGGGDIAAALDGGQRLFFHGWLCGGGPCPVNFNAQTDEGGRRGLYVGVLGWDARDNPVLHKFLGPGE, encoded by the coding sequence GTGAAGCCACTCCGCCGTCGCGCCGCGGGCGCATCCGTCGTCTTCGTCGCTTGCCTGGGCGTCTCGGCCCCGGTGCTCGCCGCGCCCCGGCCCGTGTACGCGCCGAGCGGGAGCAGTTTCGCGGACCCCTCCGTGGTCAGTCACGACAACCGGTTCTACGGCATGGCGACGGGAAGCCTCGTCCCGTCAGCCCAGGGCACCGTCGCCTCCGGTCCCTGGACGGCCCAGGGGCCCGCCCTCACCGCGAAGCCCTCGTGGGCCACGGGCGGCGGCATGTGGGCCCCGGATCTGGAGCGCATCAGCGCGAACGAGTGGGTGCTCTACTTCGCCGCGCCCGTGAGCGGGCTGGACGACAACCAGCGCTGTATCGGGGCGGCCACCGCCAGCTCGCCGCTCGGACCGTTCACTCCGGTTCCGGGTGGACCGCTCGTCTGTCCGGGGCGGGCTGACGTTCCCACCCCGGATGACACCATCCCGGGTCGCCCCCTGACGAACGCCGGCGTCATCGACCCGTCGGGCTTCAAGGACAGCGATGGGGCGCGCTTCCTGCTCTACAAGACCCAGCAGTTGCCCTCGTCCCTGCGCATCGTCCGGCTCAATGCGGCCGGGACGCACGTGGCCAGCGGGGCCACCAGCCGTCAGTTACTGCGCTCGGAGCGCATCGTGGAGAACCCGGTCCTGGTGAAGCGCGCCGGGGACTACTTCCTGTTCGCCTCGCGTGGGCCGTACAACCTGTGCTCCTACGAGACCATCTGGATGCGGGCTGGCGGCCTGGGCGCCAACGCCTTCCAGGACGTCACGCAGAACCCCCTGCTCACGGACGGCAACACCGGCGGCGTGTGCGGACCAGGCGGTGGGGACATCGCCGCCGCGCTCGACGGCGGACAGCGGCTCTTCTTCCACGGCTGGCTGTGTGGGGGCGGTCCCTGCCCGGTCAACTTCAACGCGCAGACCGACGAGGGAGGCCGCCGAGGCCTGTATGTGGGCGTGCTGGGCTGGGACGCCCGTGACAACCCGGTCCTCCACAAGTTCCTCGGTCCGGGAGAGTAG